Genomic window (Neodiprion lecontei isolate iyNeoLeco1 chromosome 7, iyNeoLeco1.1, whole genome shotgun sequence):
tttgaaaaactcggAATGGTGAAGCTTACGGATTTTGGGTTCAGTAATAGATTTTGCCCGGGGCAAAAGCTGGAGACGTCTTGCGGTTCTTTGGCTTATTCAGCACCAGAAATTCTCCTCGGAGATAGTTATGACGCTCCTGCTGTTGGTGAGTGTGACATAAGCTGTGAGATAATATCAAACTAGCGAAAAAAATAGTAGTCTTTTAAATTACactttaattaaaaatacctATTTTCATAGATGTATGGTCTCTGGGTGTTATACTATACATGTTGGTTTGCGGTCAAGCTCCGTTTCAAGAAGCAAATGATAGTGAAACCCTCACCATGATTATGGACTGCAAATATTCAATTCCAACACATGTCTCTGATGGATGTAAGCAACTGATAGCAAGAATGCTTGTCAGGCAACCAGAACGGCGTGCTACCCTCGAGGAAATAGCATCCAATCCCTGGCTTGTTTCAGGGTCAGATTCTGACCCTGTAGAATCGTTGCCCCTTGTATCAAGGCAACAAGTTTCAGAGGACCACCATAATCTCATTATTACCAAAATGGTTAATGGAAACATTGCTACCAAAGAAGAAATACTTGAGTAAGTGAAGCACTATATGACAATATATTTAAGCATATCACCTTCTTTTTGGCTgtatgttgatttttttcctacttCCAAGCTTAGTAAAATAATTGTGGTCCTTTCaccgaattttttaaaaaaatatttgggtaACTTTTTTCATAGAAGTCgtgaagaatttcattttccattcaGAGAACCCCACTATTTGTCAATATTGTTTAGTTTATTCAcgattaatatatattttatttgcacTATGTtttctcagatatttttttttttttttttcgttttgctACTGTGTGAAGTACGgatattttctttctgttcGCAATCTaactaataaaaatttaccagGTAAGTAATgtcaatttacaaataaaagttttaatactttgaaaaatattgcagtGCACTAGATAAGAATGAATACAATCATATCACTGCAACGTATTTCCTGCTGGCGGAAAGGAAGCTTCGTGCTCACAGGCAAGAGCAAGTACAAAAAAATGGTTCCGAAGTACTTGACATCTCATCCAGGTGAATCTTGGTGATAGTAATGCATGTGATAAgttattcacatttttttcgctCTTGCATGCTACTATAAATATcaaattacattatatttatcaaCGAGCTCTAACTACTCTAACACTATCCACTTGAATTCCTTTGCTTTAATTTAGTACCACAATTTAATTATCATTCCCACTTTTACTATTTCCATATACacggtgtccctaaattgcctcccacggactagccagcataatacctcgttaaaattcAACCGAGAATatcttttccggaagctcgtccgatgcatagtttttgaattataagcgatagcgctaggccaatcagagtgcaccatttcatctggatttgccgccacggaaattgctgttttgttcgtctgggtgaattattattattcgtttacgaattaaatatcggcacctcccctctctccctgttgtaccccttctcgggcgctgacctcggtattgttgccgcggcacacgctgctggccgcacatccatgggcgcacacttgtgtgtgtcaacagaagcgcatcctcaagcataaggggtgcagcagcgagagaggggaggtgccgatatttaattcataaacgaataataataattcacccagacgaacaaaacagcaatttccgtggcggcaaatctagatgaaatggtgcactctgattggcctagcgctatcgcttataattcaaaaactatgcgtcggacgagcttccggaaaagaaattctcgttggattttaacgaggtatcatgctggctagtccttgggaggcaatttaggaaCACCCTGTATAGTGAACAGCAATACTATATAGAATCAtgttattcatttcaaaaaaattctcagtCTCTTATACTATCAAAAAACCTAGGATTacttttcgtatttttctgTGCCAAAGTTATTGTTACAAAATTCTATCATTCCTCGAATTTATTGTCTTGATAATTGCGATTAAGAGAGTGTATGACACGTAGAATTATCTAAAATACaccaattttcgaaaatacatATAGTTGACACTTGTAATAATTGATTGTACTATTTAAATATACTTACTGTAGAGtagagatgaaagaaaaaaatcgataaggCCAATGTGAGAAATCACAAAATTTTAGTTTAACTCTtgataggtttttttttttttttatacatttaaaCTCATACAACTGTTGTTATGCCAAGGAATGTAGTTCACAGCATTTTAATCTGTGAGatgatttacaaatttttgtcCATATCAACGATTAATTAATAGATAAATCATTGCTCTTGGAACAAGtgtatttaataaaaattgcacaCGTGTTCCTGGAAATGCTCCTAAGCTTAGAATTAACCTACAAAGTCGTCCCAAATAGATTAGAGGATTACATCTGACTTAATCTAAATTCTGTGTTAGAAATTATTGTTCATGCTGCTTATGgtattatttttacgttctTGCATGTATTCAAATTTAAGAAACATTCGCTAGTTGTTAGACGTGCTAACAAAGTATCAAATTACTAAAATTAGAATTGATTTCGTACGCTTTGCTACTGTGTCCTAATAGGAAATTATCATAGGCGACAAATGGTTTATATGACTTCTTCTTGAACGTTGGAAAATTGTATACACATTTATTGAGAGCTGTCTCAGCAGCagcataaaaatattctaataaGAAACACGTGAATAAACGATGATATGTATATTGGAAAAATACGCAAACGTAACATAAGTATGTAACGCCATAAACAAAAAGATTCGAAAATTGTGTTATTAACCAATGTCCGTAGTGATAATGTAATATGATCGACGAATGGaagagtgataaaaaaaatcttattttttatcatcaatcTTCTAATCAAATGATTATAGTATTTCTATCAAGGGTTTTATTTCATTGGATTATATTGTCATTTCATCATTTGTGTCCTTGTCTATTATCTTTGGCTGTGTAACCAAGCTTGGTAATGAactaaatatttcttcaataGTTCTTGTTTGATTATGTATTCATCATACCTGGGCGGTGTGTGTGACACACCTAACTTGACGGATTGTTTATTGTTTCAGCAAGCAAAATGTTCTCGCTCCAAATAATACAGAAGTAGATCAGCATGCATTAAGCAATTTAAATGAATCAATCCGAAATATTCCTCGAACAGTTGGCGACGTAACACAGGTAATGATGACGACTATGAAAACTATTGTATTAAAACTATCATATATATAGTAGCCAGTCACCTGTCTCACTCTTATTGTCGCAAACGTATAATGTGCTCGAAAGTTTCTTTCGAAACagattttcaacaaataagtctcaaaattttaacaaattagtccttttttttgtacttcgtGATCCGTGAGTTGAAATGCTGAGAAAGCATTTTGCAAATAATTGGTCAAGCCTGAATCATTTATGGAACAtgacttatatttttttttaacagaatCAGTCTAATTGTAATGCAATACAAACATGGTGCAatagggtgggccaaaaaaatcgaccatttttttttcattttatacttcgaaaatttggttggtagagacctcaaaaacattctctccaagtataagctcttaattttaataggaaGGTCCTCTGCCtcgcagttttctatttttttcttatggtgaggaagaaaaatacatatcttggtatctactatttataaaaaaaaaaattcgtctcatattttcgtagaaaattgaattctctacaaaaaaggtctcttacaatttttttgtatacctcaCTGTTCAGAAGTTATTGAAGGTTGAAGTTTGATCATTTTAAGGTagatgtctttttttttaatgaattttataaccTTTCAACAAAAAGTCATTATAATACGCGCAACTCATGGTTGTGTCGGAAATTTACTGCTCTACAATAATGGTCTCTTATGATTAGTCGATTAAATTAACCGTTCAGAAGATATTCACTGTCAAACCTCAATGCACACTATTTTTAATagtttttgtacaaatttttccgaaactcatgaattaaattgaaattgtttgagTTTGTACAAATTTCCCCGAAACTCATGAATTAAATTGGaattgttttaattattaacaaaaaactgttaaaaatagtgtgcattgaagtttgacggtGAATATCTTCTGAACGGTTAATTTAATCAACTAATCATAAGAGACCATTATTGTAGAGCAGTAAATTTCCGACACAACCATGAGTTGCGCGTATTATAATGACTTTTTGTTGAAgagttataaaattctaaaaaaaaacgacatcTACCTTAAAATGATCAAACTTCAACCTTCAATAACTTCTGAACAGTGaggatacaaaaaaattttaagaaacctttttttgtagagaattcaatttcctacgaaaatatgagatgaatgttttttttataaatagtagataccgagatatgtatttttcttcctcaccataagaaaaaaatagaaaactgcgaggcggaggaccttcctattaaaattaagagatCATACATGGAGAGAATGTTTTTGAGGTCTCTACCAACCAAGTTTTCGTagtataaagtgaaaaaaaaatactcgatttttttggcccaccctatGGTGTAATGTATACtgtaaattcaaaaagttGCATTCGTAAGTTTACGTGTTAACGTATTTTGTGcttacatttttgtttcactatATATCTGCAAACTAATTTGGCTCAAGTATAATACATGAAATCGCATCAGATGAAAATACTGTAATTCTCTTTCGTTTATTATGAATATGTGTCAAGTTCCACAAGTCACTTTTAATTGCTTTGATTTTCCGAAAAAGTCATTTGTTTTGTTATTCGAAGAGAACTTCCAGATCACGAGTCTTGCCATCACAACAAAAGTCCACTTTGGCACTACATGAATTCCTCTTTTATTCATCGACAGAAGTACAGGTAAACTAGCATCAGTTATCTACGAATACTTTTGACATTTATCTATGCTTTTATTATACTCTTATCTAAGAGCTCTTAATCTGTGATTACTTCATTTCGTGCCTTTTTTAATGAACTGAGTCCTGCTTCATGATGGTACAATTATAAAGTACGAAAATTTCGCATACCGACTTTCCGATGCTACTGTACTTTGTCAAAACTCATGCATAAAACTAGGTCTTGTAACTTGAGATCATCTGACCATATAAATAAGGTAAATAAAAGATTCGAAAGCTTGTAGATATTTTgatacaaaataatttatttcacgtgCCTTGCAGAACTTTCGAACAAGAAAGTGCAGTATTGTCCAAGAAgaggacgacgaggacgatATGTCTTCTTGCTCAGGTCGAGATGATCATGGTAGTAACTCGACGCAAAGTTCGGTTAGCAGAAGAGGATCAAGATCAGAAGGAAAATTGTCACACGTTATTCAGGAAAAACTTTCTCAAAATCTGGAGAAACATTCCATTCATAACAGTCACATACACACTCACTCTCATCACACGCACGATCCAATAACAATATCTGCATGCAATAAAACGACAATAGCCAACTCGCGCGATGATTGTGATAAGTTCATTAAGGACAGCAATAAATCTGGGTATAAATCCTCAGTCAAAGTTGCTGACAGCGGTGGaggtgttgaaaatttatctgaaCCAATGAAGGCAAATCTGTTTGATGCCAACTTCAGAAATAATCTCGACAATTCCGGACTCGAAGTTGCCTCAGAGGACTGgataaaaaaaaccgaaaatatAGACAGGCGGCCCAAGTCTGTAACTGATTATTCAAAATCAACCCCTTGTAACAAGTGGCGAATGGGGACCAAGCACCAATCCTCTTTGCAGTCTCCAGAGAGAATAAAACCCAGCTTAGATACTTCAGCTTCAGTAACTTCTACAATTCTTACAGTATCATCGACCGTTCCGATTCCCTTAAACACAGCTACAATTACAGGGAACAGTCAATTGTTGCCAAGCTATAAATCCTTGCCAGCGCCACACAATGTAACACTTCCAGAATTGTCTTTCAACGAGATTCTCGAGGATCAGGATATGGCCTCTATAGACTGGTCAAGAAATCGTATCGTAAGACGGACCAGTTACGAACAAAGGCGAAgtaaatttcacaaaactcGCACTGCGTCTTGTTCAAGTTCTGATGCCAGTGATGACGACAGCGAAGGGAGAAAAAAGCGAGCTCACAAACTGGGAACTTCGGGAAAACCGCTACCGCCACGAAGGGATAGTCATGATGATTCAAGCGATTCTCAGGATCCAGGTGGCAgtgaaggaggaggaggcagCGGTAACACGACTGGCCATGGGAGAGCTTTGTCTGACAACAGAGAGTGTCCTCCAAGTTCATCGAGCACGGAAGATAACAAGAATAATAGCGGGACCAACAATGGTACAGAGGGAAGTAAAAGATGCGCTATTAACAGGGCGACTGTTTTTGAAAGAAGGCACAGAACGGGTAGACGAAGGTCTGGCGAAACGCGATTAAGAGAGAGCCAATCTTTGAATCGTATTACTGAAGTTCAAGAAGCCGAGGGTCCTTGTCATATCCATAATTCTAGCATTGTTGTCACTCAGTATACTTCGAGCACATCGTCGGCTAATGTTAAACAGAAGGCGAAGGGGTTTGGTGCGAGACTATTTCACAGTTGGTCACTTACCACTAACAGTATAAACAGTAGTAATAGttgtaatagtaatagtagtagtagtattattaatagtagtagtagtaatagtagtggtagtagtagtagtggtagtagtagtggtagtagtagtagtagtagtagtggtagtagtagtggtagtagtagtagtagtagtagtagtagtagtagtagtagtagtagtagtagtagtagtcgtagtagtagtaatagtagtagtagtagtagtagtagtagtagtagtagtagtactAGTACTAGTACTAGTActaatagtaataatagtaacaacaacaacaataataataatgatggtagtggtagtagtaatagtagtagtagtagtagtagtagtagtagtagtagtagtagtagtagtagtagtagtagtagtagtagtagtagtagtagtggtagtagcagtagtagtagtagtaatagtactactactactactaccactactactactactactactactactactactagaAAATCAATAATCGTAGAATTAAAGGAAAACGCGATGAAACTACAACATTCAAAAGATGATAAAACAGTACATCATTATCACTCTGATAAATCCAAATGTAAAAATGTAGTATTTGTTCAAGGTTTTAGTAATAGTAAACTCGATAAATCAGTTGATATAAGTGAGAAAGAAACAGTTAATCCGGATAGTCATCACTATTTGGTAAAATCATCAAAGTTACAAAGTAACAGAG
Coding sequences:
- the LOC107227400 gene encoding probable serine/threonine-protein kinase MARK-A, yielding MTACRGVTERYLRITMHRRVGHSNYDGKIAGLYDMEETLGRGHFAVVKLARHVFTGEKVAVKVIDKSKLDEISRAHLFQEVRCMKLVQHPNVVRLYEVIDTQTKLYLILELGDGGDLYDYIMRHDSGLSEEVARMYFRQIVRAISYCHRLHVVHRDLKPENVVFFEKLGMVKLTDFGFSNRFCPGQKLETSCGSLAYSAPEILLGDSYDAPAVDVWSLGVILYMLVCGQAPFQEANDSETLTMIMDCKYSIPTHVSDGCKQLIARMLVRQPERRATLEEIASNPWLVSGSDSDPVESLPLVSRQQVSEDHHNLIITKMVNGNIATKEEILDALDKNEYNHITATYFLLAERKLRAHRQEQVQKNGSEVLDISSSKQNVLAPNNTEVDQHALSNLNESIRNIPRTVGDVTQNFRTRKCSIVQEEDDEDDMSSCSGRDDHGSNSTQSSVSRRGSRSEGKLSHVIQEKLSQNLEKHSIHNSHIHTHSHHTHDPITISACNKTTIANSRDDCDKFIKDSNKSGYKSSVKVADSGGGVENLSEPMKANLFDANFRNNLDNSGLEVASEDWIKKTENIDRRPKSVTDYSKSTPCNKWRMGTKHQSSLQSPERIKPSLDTSASVTSTILTVSSTVPIPLNTATITGNSQLLPSYKSLPAPHNVTLPELSFNEILEDQDMASIDWSRNRIVRRTSYEQRRSKFHKTRTASCSSSDASDDDSEGRKKRAHKLGTSGKPLPPRRDSHDDSSDSQDPGGSEGGGGSGNTTGHGRALSDNRECPPSSSSTEDNKNNSGTNNGTEGSKRCAINRATVFERRHRTGRRRSGETRLRESQSLNRITEVQEAEGPCHIHNSSIVVTQYTSSTSSANVKQKAKGFGARLFHSWSLTTNSINSSNSCNSNSSSSIINSSSSNSSGSSSSGSSSGSSSSSSSSSSSSTSTSTSTNSNNSNNNNNNNNDGSGSSNSSSSSSSSSSSSSSSSSSSSSSSSSSSGSSSSSSSNSTTTTTTTTTTTTTTTTTRKSIIVELKENAMKLQHSKDDKTVHHYHSDKSKCKNVVFVQGFSNSKLDKSVDISEKETVNPDSHHYLVKSSKLQSNRVFSSNNKKPTNNEDDDNRTTAITKSNCKNKKLHLLSRYFAIHKKLCIPLPSIFGRGRLYKAQSCGSITRDKVSASSPKSVLLYRHGTCWEEQRHWCDNNHRYRGSYGDINQNLDITHQLVNTMGQGCSAVPAACHIHFGDTSKCCSLC